In Bacillus sp. DX3.1, the following proteins share a genomic window:
- a CDS encoding TetR/AcrR family transcriptional regulator — MEPGLTNDEKKKRKRSTILNAAIKLYSENGFAETKVAEIAKEAGVSFGTVFTYFDSKEALYESAILEPLEEIKPYFIEIEEHFKGEPLEVVKEMIDCHVQLFSMRSEYLRLIQQVLARPNRFPKLFKELNDFVKVFIDCIHPVIEAGQRLGYFYEESPSLVAESYLSILNGMRLTFIDDYTNLMWKDITIQALRLFGPISNK, encoded by the coding sequence ATGGAACCTGGACTTACTAATGATGAAAAAAAGAAAAGAAAAAGATCTACTATCCTAAACGCCGCAATTAAATTATATAGTGAGAATGGTTTTGCAGAGACAAAAGTTGCCGAAATAGCAAAAGAAGCAGGGGTTAGCTTTGGTACCGTATTTACGTATTTTGATTCAAAAGAAGCACTTTATGAATCAGCGATTTTGGAGCCATTGGAGGAAATTAAACCATATTTTATTGAGATAGAAGAACACTTTAAAGGTGAGCCTCTTGAAGTTGTGAAGGAAATGATAGATTGCCATGTACAACTCTTTTCAATGAGAAGTGAATACCTACGTCTAATTCAGCAGGTTCTTGCGAGACCTAATCGATTTCCAAAGCTTTTTAAAGAACTAAACGATTTCGTAAAAGTATTTATAGACTGTATTCATCCGGTTATTGAAGCAGGGCAAAGGCTGGGTTACTTTTATGAAGAATCACCTTCATTAGTTGCTGAGTCGTACTTATCCATCTTAAACGGAATGCGTTTAACGTTTATTGATGACTATACAAACTTGATGTGGAAGGATATAACGATACAAGCCCTGAGATTATTTGGACCTATCTCTAATAAATAA
- a CDS encoding M4 family metallopeptidase, with amino-acid sequence MKNKKTLATVALTTGLALTAVAPYGVGHAEETDQLQVQIQEDSFRTGELTQPSQKAPENVVKDALKEKTEQALSPKQVNGESGVDYKILQKRGSYDGTTLVRMQQTYKGKEVYGHQLTAHVDKKGVIKSVSGNSAQNLQQDDLKKPINLSQEEAKQYIYTKYGNDIKFISEPEVKAVIFVDENNGQASNAYQVTFAAATPNYVSGTYLVNAHNGDMLKNMVQESDLKASEELVGALKESRKSNLTSLTGKGKDDLGVSRTFSISKQSNGKYALADYTRGKGIETYDVKYRDINKEASYYPGTLATSTSTTFNDPKAVSAHYLATKVYDFYKDKYKRNSFDNKGQKVVSVVHAWDSEDTNDPKNWQNAASYNNGSMLVYGDPIVKAFDVAGHEFTHAVTSSESNLEYSGEAGAINEALSDIMGTAIEKYINNGKFNWTMGEQTGSAFRDMANPSSVPSSTGVPYPDDYSEFNDFNGWDNGGVHFNSSIINKVAYLTAKGGTHNGVTVKGIGEDKMFDIFHYANTDELNMTSDFSELRSACLRVATNKYGANSPEVQAVQKAFDAAKIK; translated from the coding sequence ATGAAAAATAAAAAAACATTAGCTACAGTTGCATTAACAACAGGATTAGCTTTAACAGCTGTAGCGCCATATGGAGTAGGGCATGCAGAGGAAACAGATCAATTACAAGTTCAAATTCAGGAGGATTCATTCCGTACAGGTGAACTTACACAACCATCACAAAAGGCACCAGAGAATGTAGTAAAGGATGCTCTTAAGGAGAAGACAGAGCAAGCTTTGTCTCCAAAACAAGTGAATGGAGAATCGGGAGTAGATTATAAGATTCTTCAAAAACGTGGTTCTTATGATGGAACTACACTTGTGCGTATGCAACAAACATACAAAGGAAAAGAAGTATATGGGCATCAATTGACTGCGCACGTAGATAAAAAGGGTGTTATTAAAAGTGTTTCAGGAAACAGCGCGCAAAATTTACAACAAGATGATTTAAAGAAGCCTATCAATCTATCACAAGAAGAAGCAAAACAATATATCTATACAAAGTACGGGAATGATATTAAGTTTATTTCTGAACCAGAAGTAAAGGCAGTTATTTTTGTTGATGAAAATAATGGACAAGCCAGCAATGCATACCAAGTTACATTTGCTGCTGCAACACCAAACTATGTATCTGGTACTTATTTAGTGAATGCTCATAATGGTGATATGTTAAAAAATATGGTACAAGAATCAGATTTAAAAGCAAGTGAAGAGCTTGTTGGAGCCTTAAAGGAAAGTAGAAAAAGCAATCTTACATCATTAACTGGAAAAGGAAAAGATGATTTAGGTGTATCTCGTACATTCAGTATTTCTAAACAAAGTAACGGGAAATATGCACTTGCTGATTATACACGAGGGAAAGGAATTGAAACATATGATGTGAAGTACAGAGATATTAATAAAGAAGCCAGCTATTACCCTGGTACCCTAGCAACGAGCACTTCAACAACATTTAATGATCCAAAAGCGGTAAGTGCTCATTACTTAGCAACAAAAGTATATGATTTTTATAAAGATAAATACAAGCGTAATAGTTTTGATAATAAGGGACAAAAAGTAGTTTCCGTTGTACATGCCTGGGATTCTGAAGATACAAATGATCCGAAAAATTGGCAGAATGCAGCAAGTTATAATAATGGTAGCATGCTTGTATATGGAGATCCGATTGTAAAGGCATTTGACGTAGCGGGACATGAGTTTACACATGCGGTTACATCAAGCGAATCCAATCTTGAATATTCCGGAGAAGCTGGTGCGATTAACGAGGCGTTATCTGATATTATGGGAACAGCTATTGAGAAATATATAAACAATGGGAAATTTAATTGGACAATGGGAGAACAAACTGGATCAGCGTTCCGTGATATGGCAAATCCATCTTCAGTTCCTTCTTCAACTGGAGTACCGTATCCAGATGATTATAGTGAATTCAACGATTTTAATGGATGGGATAATGGAGGTGTTCATTTCAACTCAAGTATTATTAATAAAGTTGCGTATTTAACTGCAAAAGGTGGTACTCATAACGGTGTAACCGTAAAAGGTATTGGCGAGGATAAAATGTTTGATATTTTCCATTATGCAAACACTGATGAATTAAACATGACTTCTGATTTCTCCGAATTGAGATCGGCATGCCTTCGAGTTGCAACAAATAAATATGGGGCGAACTCACCTGAGGTTCAAGCAGTTCAAAAGGCTTTTGATGCAGCAAAAATTAAGTAA
- a CDS encoding IS6 family transposase has protein sequence MRYFKGKQFKKDIILVAVGYYCRFSLSYRDVSEILKERGISVHPTTIMRWVHEYGNLMYQIWKKKNKTVQLSWRLDETYIKVKGKWCYLYRAIDKEGQTLDIQLRKKRDTQAAYAFMKRLVRTYGEPTVLTTDKAPSLICAFKKLQRIDFYKNTFHRTTKYLNNLIEQDHRHVKRRFARSLGFQSLRHASRTIKGIETLHAIYKQRRSLQSDSVFSAYNELQTLLTVS, from the coding sequence ATGAGATATTTTAAAGGAAAACAGTTTAAGAAAGATATCATTTTAGTAGCCGTTGGCTACTATTGTCGTTTTTCTCTAAGCTATCGTGATGTGTCTGAAATTCTGAAGGAACGTGGTATTTCAGTTCATCCCACAACGATTATGCGCTGGGTACATGAATATGGCAATCTGATGTATCAGATTTGGAAAAAGAAAAACAAAACGGTACAGTTATCTTGGCGTTTGGATGAAACCTATATTAAAGTCAAAGGAAAATGGTGTTATTTATATCGTGCCATTGACAAAGAGGGGCAAACGCTTGATATTCAACTGCGTAAAAAGAGAGATACACAAGCGGCATATGCTTTTATGAAAAGACTGGTTCGAACTTATGGAGAACCAACGGTTCTGACTACAGATAAGGCTCCTTCTTTAATTTGCGCATTTAAAAAATTACAGAGGATAGACTTTTACAAAAATACCTTTCATCGTACAACAAAATATCTCAATAATCTCATTGAGCAAGATCATCGACACGTGAAGCGCCGTTTCGCTCGTTCCTTAGGATTTCAAAGTCTTCGTCATGCCTCACGTACGATAAAAGGGATAGAAACGCTTCATGCCATATACAAACAAAGACGAAGTCTTCAATCAGACTCCGTCTTTTCGGCGTATAACGAATTACAGACTTTATTAACGGTTTCATAA
- a CDS encoding D-alanyl-D-alanine carboxypeptidase yields the protein MKFNQLFLFIIGAFVCSLVFNFVTGKSDWSVFFLLILGAISGYQIGKNEIKKQINNIN from the coding sequence ATGAAATTTAATCAATTATTTTTATTTATTATTGGGGCATTTGTATGTAGTTTAGTATTTAATTTTGTTACAGGTAAATCTGATTGGAGTGTCTTTTTCTTATTGATACTAGGGGCAATTTCAGGTTATCAAATTGGTAAAAATGAAATTAAAAAACAGATAAACAATATAAATTAA
- a CDS encoding IS4 family transposase produces MNMHQKQELSLFAEELYRYMSPATLNQLAIEAGGMKRKRKCHGHHFLSLCVWLNQQIATTSLTQLCSQLETSTGILLSPEGLNRRFNSASVAFFRTVFTTLLQAKIGGLSKISHSLSAYFERILILDSTTFQVPDRFVSTYPGAGGCSHKAGVKIQLEYDLLSGEFSDVKIEPGKRSDQAYGATRTGMAQKNELYIRDLGYFRLQDFKSIQDKQGYYLSRLKLPTKIYRKEFETVVFKTKPAQLRPVYIQIHLEDIMNQLQPGQVYELHDVYVGSKDKLPTRIVVYKCTEEQKQKRLRDRAIREKKKGITYTERTKLLQGITVYMTNIPTEWVPKEKIYDLYSLRWQIELLFKIWKSWFQIHRCKSIKQERLECHLYGQLISILLCSSTMFKMRELLLRKKQKELSEYKAMYIIKDYFSLFYQALHKNTQELSKVLLRLFNLLQRNGRKSHRYEKKTVFDILGVVYEYTTSTHQVA; encoded by the coding sequence ATGAATATGCATCAAAAACAAGAGTTGTCTTTATTTGCTGAAGAGTTATATCGATATATGTCTCCCGCTACACTTAATCAATTAGCTATAGAAGCAGGCGGAATGAAACGAAAACGGAAATGCCATGGGCACCATTTTTTATCTTTATGTGTATGGTTAAATCAACAAATCGCTACTACCTCTCTTACTCAACTTTGTAGTCAATTAGAAACTTCAACAGGAATTTTATTAAGTCCTGAGGGACTTAATCGACGATTTAACTCGGCTTCTGTAGCCTTCTTTCGAACTGTATTTACTACACTTCTACAAGCTAAAATTGGGGGATTATCTAAGATTTCTCATTCTCTTTCTGCTTACTTTGAGCGTATTCTTATCCTTGATTCTACAACATTTCAAGTGCCGGATCGATTTGTATCTACTTATCCTGGTGCCGGAGGATGTAGTCATAAAGCTGGTGTGAAAATTCAACTAGAGTATGACTTGTTGAGTGGAGAATTTTCTGATGTGAAAATTGAACCAGGAAAACGAAGTGATCAGGCGTATGGTGCGACTCGAACAGGCATGGCACAAAAGAATGAACTATATATTCGTGACTTAGGATATTTTCGTTTACAAGACTTTAAGTCTATTCAAGATAAGCAAGGATATTATTTATCACGTCTTAAGTTACCAACTAAGATATATAGAAAAGAATTCGAAACAGTCGTGTTTAAAACAAAACCCGCTCAACTGAGGCCGGTATATATACAAATTCATTTGGAAGACATCATGAACCAATTACAACCTGGCCAAGTGTATGAATTACATGATGTATATGTAGGGAGCAAAGACAAACTACCTACTCGCATTGTGGTTTATAAATGTACGGAGGAGCAAAAACAAAAACGCCTACGTGATCGAGCTATTCGTGAAAAGAAAAAAGGAATTACATATACAGAGCGTACGAAACTTTTACAAGGAATTACGGTATATATGACAAACATTCCTACGGAATGGGTACCAAAAGAGAAAATCTATGATTTATATTCACTACGTTGGCAAATTGAACTGTTATTTAAAATATGGAAATCCTGGTTTCAAATTCATCGTTGTAAATCTATTAAACAAGAGCGATTAGAATGTCATCTTTATGGACAACTCATTAGTATCCTATTATGTTCTTCTACAATGTTTAAGATGAGAGAACTCCTGTTACGTAAGAAACAGAAAGAGCTAAGTGAATATAAAGCGATGTACATAATTAAAGATTATTTTTCACTTTTTTACCAAGCATTACACAAAAACACCCAAGAGCTATCAAAGGTTCTCCTTCGTCTGTTTAACCTCCTACAGCGCAACGGACGAAAATCTCATCGATACGAGAAAAAGACAGTCTTTGATATTTTGGGTGTTGTGTATGAGTATACCACTTCTACTCATCAGGTAGCATAG
- a CDS encoding aminotransferase class I/II-fold pyridoxal phosphate-dependent enzyme: MTENLQLSAEEMRQLGYQAVDMIIDHMNHLKSKPVSETIDSDILRNKLTESIPENGSDPKELLHFLNRNVFNQITHVDHPHFMAFVPGPNNYVGVVADFLASGFNVFPTAWIVGAGAEQIELTTINWLKSMLGFPDSAEGLFVSGGSMANLTALNVARQVKLNNDIENAVVYFSDQTHFSVDRALKVLGFKHHQICRIGTDEHLRISVSALKKQIKEDRTKGKKPFCVIANAGTTNCGAVDSLNELADLCNDEDVWLHADGAYGAPAILSEKGSALLQGIHRVDSLTLDPHKWLFQPYDVGCVLIRNSQYLSKTFRMIPEYIKDTETNIEEEINFGECGIELSRRFRALKVWLSFKVFGVAAFRQAIDHGIMLAEQVEAFLGKAKDWEVVTPAQLGIVTFRYIPCELASTDTINEINKKLVEEITHRGFAMLSTTELKEQVVIRLCSINPRTTTEEMLQIMMKIKALAEEVSTSYKHLISVPQL, encoded by the coding sequence GTGACGGAAAACCTGCAGTTATCAGCCGAAGAGATGCGTCAGTTAGGATATCAAGCGGTTGATATGATCATTGATCATATGAATCATTTGAAAAGCAAACCAGTATCTGAAACGATTGATAGTGATATTCTCAGAAACAAGCTGACTGAATCAATCCCAGAAAACGGATCCGATCCGAAAGAGCTCCTTCATTTTCTTAATAGGAACGTGTTTAATCAGATTACCCATGTGGATCATCCTCATTTTATGGCTTTTGTGCCGGGTCCCAATAATTATGTTGGAGTAGTAGCAGATTTTTTAGCAAGTGGATTTAATGTATTTCCGACAGCTTGGATAGTAGGCGCAGGCGCTGAGCAAATCGAATTAACGACAATCAATTGGTTAAAATCGATGTTAGGATTCCCTGATTCGGCTGAAGGGCTATTTGTAAGCGGAGGTTCCATGGCTAATTTAACCGCGCTTAATGTGGCTAGACAGGTCAAGCTTAATAATGACATAGAAAATGCGGTTGTTTATTTTTCCGACCAGACTCATTTTTCTGTGGATCGGGCACTAAAAGTATTGGGTTTCAAACACCATCAAATTTGCCGAATCGGAACGGATGAACATTTACGAATTTCAGTCAGTGCTTTGAAAAAGCAAATAAAAGAAGATCGAACAAAAGGGAAAAAACCATTCTGTGTCATTGCTAATGCTGGAACAACTAATTGCGGAGCGGTTGATTCCCTCAATGAGTTGGCTGATCTTTGTAATGACGAAGATGTATGGCTACATGCGGATGGAGCCTATGGTGCCCCGGCAATTCTCAGTGAAAAAGGAAGTGCTTTGCTTCAAGGAATTCATCGTGTCGATTCCTTGACGTTGGACCCTCATAAATGGCTTTTTCAGCCTTATGATGTGGGCTGTGTACTCATTAGAAACAGCCAATACTTAAGCAAAACATTTCGTATGATCCCAGAGTATATCAAGGATACGGAAACCAATATAGAAGAAGAAATCAATTTTGGAGAATGTGGAATTGAACTTTCGCGCAGATTTAGGGCGTTAAAGGTGTGGCTGTCTTTTAAAGTGTTTGGAGTCGCAGCTTTTCGCCAGGCAATTGATCATGGCATCATGTTGGCTGAACAAGTTGAAGCGTTCTTAGGGAAAGCGAAAGATTGGGAGGTGGTAACACCTGCCCAGTTAGGAATTGTTACTTTTCGTTATATCCCTTGTGAATTAGCATCAACAGATACAATCAATGAAATAAACAAAAAACTGGTGGAAGAAATTACTCACAGAGGATTTGCTATGTTAAGTACGACCGAATTGAAAGAGCAAGTGGTTATTCGACTTTGTTCCATCAACCCAAGGACGACAACAGAAGAAATGCTCCAAATCATGATGAAAATCAAAGCATTGGCAGAGGAAGTAAGCACATCGTACAAACATCTTATCTCAGTTCCGCAACTTTGA
- a CDS encoding MFS transporter: MKLRDIHPNIKLHLAMQFLGSLISMAVIPFLAIYFSQKIGATETGIILIIIVISGVIGGFIGGHVSDKIGRRKIMIYSELGILLSYLFIALCNSPWFNLPYISVAFFIINMFCGGMFQPAAQAMIIDVTNSESRKLVFTISYWLGNLSTAIGGIIGAFLFKNHLFELFIGISLISLLSVFMTVFFITETYTPEPSSKSSNYKKKFSSIEMFQTYSTVLKDKLFMFYIFGAILIFSLEQSLTNYIGIRLEKDIPHHSASLFGIDFMLDGTKMLGFLRTENTILVVLLSSVVLFLFEKWSDRWTLVTGMLIFSICFSVFAFTNSVLFLFIAMFIGTIGELMYVPIKQAMIGELAPPNARSTYMAFYSLTFYGATIVSSLLIIVGEWIRPIYMGGLLLILGLTGTFLYYIITKTLDSKVSEKNERKVPVSY; encoded by the coding sequence ATGAAATTGAGAGATATCCATCCCAACATCAAACTTCACCTGGCCATGCAATTTCTAGGCAGCCTTATTTCCATGGCTGTTATACCTTTTCTGGCAATCTATTTTTCTCAGAAAATCGGAGCTACTGAAACGGGTATTATTCTTATAATAATTGTGATTAGTGGGGTCATTGGAGGTTTTATCGGGGGTCATGTCTCAGACAAAATAGGTCGGAGAAAAATAATGATTTATTCTGAACTTGGTATATTGCTTTCGTATCTGTTTATAGCACTTTGTAATTCTCCTTGGTTTAACCTTCCTTATATTTCCGTAGCATTCTTTATCATCAATATGTTTTGTGGAGGAATGTTTCAGCCAGCAGCACAAGCTATGATCATTGATGTTACTAATTCCGAATCGAGAAAGCTCGTATTTACAATTAGCTACTGGTTGGGGAATTTATCAACTGCTATTGGAGGAATCATTGGAGCATTTCTTTTTAAAAACCACTTGTTTGAGTTATTTATTGGGATTTCACTCATCTCTTTGTTATCTGTATTCATGACCGTATTCTTCATCACAGAAACCTATACACCGGAACCTTCATCTAAGTCTTCTAATTATAAGAAAAAATTTTCATCAATAGAGATGTTTCAAACCTATTCGACCGTTTTAAAAGATAAGCTGTTTATGTTTTATATTTTCGGAGCGATCTTGATCTTTTCCTTGGAACAGTCTTTAACAAACTATATTGGGATTCGTCTTGAAAAAGATATACCCCATCATTCAGCTTCATTGTTTGGAATAGATTTCATGCTTGATGGCACAAAGATGCTGGGTTTTCTCCGAACGGAGAATACAATTCTTGTAGTTCTCCTATCAAGTGTTGTATTATTCTTATTTGAAAAGTGGAGTGATCGCTGGACTCTAGTTACAGGGATGTTGATCTTTTCTATATGTTTTAGTGTTTTTGCTTTTACAAATAGCGTGTTGTTTCTTTTTATTGCCATGTTTATTGGAACAATTGGTGAACTGATGTATGTTCCTATTAAACAGGCGATGATAGGGGAACTTGCACCACCTAACGCTCGTAGCACCTATATGGCTTTTTATAGCTTGACTTTCTACGGAGCAACGATTGTATCTTCGTTGTTGATCATCGTTGGAGAGTGGATTCGTCCCATATATATGGGGGGATTGCTTCTTATTCTAGGATTAACTGGTACATTTTTGTACTACATAATAACAAAAACGCTAGACTCTAAAGTTAGTGAAAAGAATGAAAGAAAAGTACCTGTTTCTTATTAA